TCGGTATTTTTTTGACTTCCCAACAAATGATCAATATACTTTCCAAGTACATCCGTCTCAATATTTACGACACTGCCATTTTGATATTCTCGGGTATTCGTTTGTTGCCAGGTATGCGGAATAATAGAGACCTCAAAGTAATTTTTCCCGGTTTCCGTTATGGTCAAACTCATACCATCAAGCGCAATCGACCCTTTGGGAATAATATGCCGTAAGAGTGCAGGTTCCACTTGAACCCGTATGCGGTGCGCTACTTCATCCTTTCGAATTTGGCTGACTTTACCGATACCGTCAATATGCCCGGAAACAAAGTGACCGTGTAAACGTCCGTTTACCGATAATGCCCGCTCTAAATTAACATGCATCCCCAATTGCCACTTGGCCATCGCGCTATGTTGTACCGTCTCCGGCATGGCGGTCGCACTAAATGCTTGTGCTTGCACATCGACTGTCGTCAGACAAATGCCGTTAACAGCGACGCTGTCTCCTACTTTAAGCGGCTCATCCCACGGTAGATGCGCAATGGTCAGCAAGTAGCTGGTACCGTTTCGTTCCAGCCGCCGTATCGTGCCAACTTGTTCAATCAAACCTGTAAACATCCGAACTCCTTTACTTCATAATGCAGGCGAATATCATCAGCGAACATTTGGGTATCTATCAAGGTATATCGCGGTGCATTATTTAATGCCTCAATTCCAACTCCGGCACTAATCCCTTTAGCCATCGCTCCACCGAACATAAGTGGCGCTATATACAGATAAATTTCATCCAAAAGTGCGGCTCGTAAAAACGCATCGATAAGTGTGGCGCCGCCTTCTAATAAAACAGTTTGAATCTCGTACTTTTCCAGGAGTAATTTGACACCTGCTCGGATATCCGGTTCGCCTTCGGCATTACAGGATAATAATTCCACATTGACTCCCTGCCGACGCAGTGCCTCAAGTCGATTTGGGGCAGCTTCCTGTGTGCAAAATAAAATTGTTCGTTCCGGCAACTGTGTAGCTATCGTGGCGGTGAGCGGTAATCGTGCCGTTTTGTCCCAAATCACACGCCACGGTTGTTTGGGACGAGAAAAATCTCGCACCGTAAGCTTCGGATCATCGGCAAGTACGGTATTAATACCTACCGTGATGGCATCGCTAAGAGAACGCAAACGTTGCACATCATAACGCGCTTCTTTGCCTGTAATCCATTGAGATTCTCCTGTGACAGTGGCCGTTTTGCCATCCAGCGTCGCCGCCATTTTTGCTATCACTTGCGGTCGCTTTTGTTCAATACTACGAAAAAAGCCGCGGTTAATTTTGCGTGCTTTTTCTTTACAAACACCGCACACTACTTCTATGCCGGCCTCTTCTAATATCTTGATGCCATTTCCATTGACTTTTGCAAATGGATCACAACATGCACAGACCACTCGCTTGATGCCTGCCGTTATGATCGCTTGAGTACATGGAGGTGTTTTTCCGTAATGTGAGCACGGTTCAAGTGTTACATATAAAGTAGCATCTCGCGCTGCTTCTCCTGCGTCTTGCAGTGCCCAGATTTCAGCGTGCGGACCGCCCGCTTTTTGGTGCCATCCTTCCCCAACAATCGTATGGTTTTTAACAACCACCGCCCCGACAAACGGATTAGGTCGTACGGCTATTGTCCCGAGTTGTGCGAGTTGCAGCGCTCGCTCCATGTACAAAATATCTTCTTTCGATATATCAGCTTGCATAATATGCCTCCATAAAGAAAAAAGGACAACGCAAAAGTGTCCTTTTTTGTCCTTTCCCAGCCAGACTATACTGTCGGTTTCGAAATTTCATCGAATCAGCTTGCGCTTGCGGACTTTACCGCCGGTCAGGAATTGAGTCAATTGACTCTCACCTTGCCTCAAAGACACGACATATTAAGTTATTACGAATTACGTAATGTACGAATCATGTCGGCACGATCCGTACTGTTAAATACAGCGGAGCCCGCGACTAAAATATTCGCCCCCGCTGCAATCAACGAAGCCGCATTTTGAGGTCCTACACCGCCGTCGATTTCAATCGCCGCGGAGCTCTTCGTGCGTTCAATCAGTTCAGCTAAACGTTTTACTTTAGCAGTCACATAAGGAATAAATTTTTGGCCGCCAAATCCCGGATTGACACTCATCAATAACACAAAATCAAGTGCCGGCAAAATGTCTTGCAATACTTCTACAGGAGTAGACGGATTTAATACCATGCCGGCCTTCATGTCGTACTTTTTAATCCGCTGCACTACGCGATCCGCATGCGGTTCTGTTTCATAATGAAAAGATATCATATCACAACCGGCCTCATGTAGAGGTTTAATATAATCACTCGGTTGTTCGACCATTAAATGAGCATCAAACACTAAATCGCTGTGAGGTCGCAACGCTTTGATCACCGGCGGACCAAACGTCAGATTCGGAACAAAATGGCCGTCCATAATATCCAAATGAACAATATCGGCGCCCGCTTGCGTTAGCATTTTCAACTCTTCCTGCAAGCGAGAAAAGTCTGCAGAAAGTAAGGATGGTGCAATTTTTATCATCGATATCTGCCTCTCTCTTTTTCCAGCCACTCTTCTGCTAACGCTTGGTAGGAGTCATAGCGACTTTGTAAAATAGCACCGTTTTCTACCGCCCTTTTGACAGAACAGTGCGGTTCTTTTAAATGGCGGCAATCATCAAATCGGCATTGACCTAAGTAGGGCACAAAATCACGAAAACGCGCAGCAATATCGGTCACTTCATGCGGTAAGTAGGAGAGCGACGCAAACCCCGGCGTATCCATAATAAATGTATTTGGTGCCAGTCGCAGTAACTTGGCATGACGAGTAGTATTACGTCCACGGCCGATTTTTGAACTGACACTTTGCGTGCGCAAAGCGTCGGTCAGCGCCAAATGATTGATTAAAGTAGACTTTCCCACACCCGACGGACCACAGCAGACGCTGATGTGCCCCTGCAGAATCGCCAGTAACGGTTCGCGTACCGGCTGGTCATAACCGGATTGCAAAGTAATGTAGGGAACATTAGCATAGTCCGTTGCCAGACGTTTTGCTTTTACGTGATCTAAATCCACTTTTGTCCAACAAATTAACGGATCCAAACCTTGCTTTTCCGCCATCATTAAAATGCGGTCGAGTAAAAACAAATTTGGTTCAGGTTGTGCTACTGCCATCACGGCAATCAAATGTGTGACATTGGCAACATGAGGACGCTGTAACGTTGTCTTGCGCGGATGTATGGCAACAATCATGCCGGTTGTTTCCGTAAGCACATCGATGTCTACATAGTCACCCACCAAAATGCCGGAAGACTCCAGCTTCAACCGCCCTCTGCTTTTGCAAGTGTATTCATGTCCGTGAGAATCAGAAACGGTAAAATAACCGTTCTGATTGCGTATCACAATTCCTTTTTGTTTCATTAGAGCTCTTGATCTTGCACGATAGCGTTATCTATCAACACTTGAACCCGTACCTGTCCGCTACCTGTGACTCGCTGGTTAATAGTAGTCCCTGCTTTTTCATTAGCGGAAAATACGGTATGTCTACCCGTATCATCGGTGACAATAATTTCAACATGATGAGATTTTCCATCGTTAGGCACCCGAATACCGACATTCGCCTTTTTTTCTTCCGTTTTGTCAAATGTCAAATCTACGCTTGAGCCGCGTACAATGGCTTGTCCTGCAGATGGATTCTGTGCAGTTACCAAATCTCCGTCGGCGGGCGTGACATCTTTGCCGTCACGTGTCAAAGAACCCACTGTCAAATCTGCCTGTTTCAAGATTTGTTTTGTTTCCTGCCATGTTTTACCGACAACTCCCGGAGTCGTAACACGGCTAACCATGTCTTTTTTGTTGACAACCACGTTTACACTAGTGTCCGCTTCCACTTTATTCGGCGCCAGCGGCGACTGTCCGATAATGGTATCTAAGGGGCGACTGCTGTCTTCCCTCTCTTCAATTTTTCCAAGCCTTAAGTGGATGCTGTTCAGTTTGGCAGTTGCCTGTTCAATCGTAAGGCCTGTCAAGTCGGGAATCAAAATATTGCTCCCGCCTTTACTGATAGTCAGATGAATAATACGATGCGTTTTTACTTCCATTCCGGCGCTCGGCGTTTGCGAAATAACTTGACCGATGGGCACATCTTCACTCGCAATTTCGCTGATACGAACATTTAAATTTTTGCTTGTCAGCGTTTTTTGTGCTACTTCTACCTGTTGGCCCACCACATTGGGTAATGTCATTGAATCCGGGCTCCAAAAATCGCCAAACATCCAAAAGGCAATACCCGATGCCAATAAGAATAATCCGGCAATGCCTAAAACAATCCATCGTACCGGCCACGATAAAATCGGTGTTAATACACTTTCTTTCGGTTCCAAATCCGTTTTGGGAATCGGGCGGGTGCGCGGAAATTGACCTGTGGAAAAATCATGACGACCGGTTTTTGCATTTTTGGGCGTTACTAAACCCTGCGCTAAACGCAATTCAGCGATCATTTCCGAAATATCGCTGAACCGTTTATGCGGATCTTTTTGTAGTGCCTTCATGACACAATCTTCCAACATTGGTGAAATGGTCGGATTGTATTTTGCCGGTTTAGGGATATCTTCCTGCATATGCTTCAAAGCAATGCTGACCGCCGTTTCTCCCTCAAAAGGAAGGTGACCGGTAAGCATCTCATACAGCACGATTCCTAAAGAGTACATATCCGTTTGTGGCGTCAGCGGATCACCGCTGGCCTGTTCCGGCGAAAAATAATGTACAGAACCAAGTACGGATTGCTTATTGGCAATCGTAACTGTATTGATCGCACGTGCAATACCGAAATCAGCAACCTTGATTCTACCGGTTTTAGTAACCAAAATATTATGCGGTTTGATATCGCAATGAATAAGGCCGTTAGCATGTGCATGTTCCAATGCTTCTGCAATTTCTATCGCAATTCGAACGGCCGCTTCATTGGAAAGGTGCCCCTGACGCGCAATATAATCTTTTAGCGTTTCACCGCCGACGTATTCCATGACGATATAATACACATCATTGTCCTTGCCGACATCATAGATATTAACAATATTGGGGTGGGACAATTTTGCGGCCGCTTGTGCTTCTCTTCGGAATCTTACGACAAAATCGTTGTCAGTCGCAAAATTGCTATGCAATATTTTTACGGCAACGACACGATCCAGTAACACATCTTGAGCACGATAGACATCAGCCATGCCGCCGCTACCAATTTTTTCGGTCAGCTGGTAACGATTGTCTAAAAGCCGTCCAACCATATAGTTTACACCATCACTTTCTCTTACGTATTACTGATTACGACCACGGTCGCGTTATCTTTGGCTCCGCCTAGATATACTTCACGCATGATCGAGCGAGCGCACGCTTCCGGCGCATTTTCATTCGTAATTAAAAGATCACGTAATTTTGCGTCCGAAACCATATTATAAACACCGTCGGTGCACATCACAATCATCTCTTCCGATTGCAACGTTAATCGCCCTGTATCTACTTTCAGAGTATCCGTTGTACCGACGGAACGGGTAATTACATTGCGTGACGGATGAATTTTAGCCTGCTCCTCAGTTAAAGTACCTTTGTGAACCATTTCGGTAACCAAGGAGTGATCCACCGTAATCTGGGTCAACTGACCACGATAGTAACGATAAATTCGACTATCGCCGACATGCGCCCAGAAGAATAGATCTTCTTCAGCGCGTGCAACTAAAAGCGTTGTCCCCATGCCGTTTAGATTCGGCTCACTGTTAACACGTTCGCGGATAGCTATATTTGCTTGATTGACCGCATCTTTTAGTGTGACTTCGTTCCAAAGCTCCGAACGTTCACTGCGCACATAGTCTGAGACACGTTCGATGGCCATGTGACTTGCGATCTCCCCGGCAACATGTCCTCCCATTCCGTCCGCCACAATAAAAAGCGATGGCGCAACGATGCGGAAAGCATCCTCATTTGTAGGACGCACAAGACCACGCTTGGTGATACCAAAACTTTTCATGAAACCACCTTAATAGTAAATTTAATCAATATATGGATATCGTATCATCTATCAAATACAGCGTCAAACTAGGCGTTATCTCCAACAAATTTCATTTTGAGCTGACCACAGGCAGCTTGAATTTCAGTACCCATTTCTTTGCGGATGGTAGCTGCTATTCCCTGCTTTTGCAGCTGTTCACAAAATTCCTGTGAATGTTTCATTTCCGGTCGCCGGTAAGGAATACCCGGGCTCTCATTTAATGGAATCAAATTTACATGCGCGCGCAACGGACAAATCATTTGCGCCAACTCGGCGGCATGTTCCGGCTGATCATTGACTCCTGCCAAAAGAATATATTCACAAGTCACGCGTCGGCGGGTGGTTTGGGTATAGAATTGTAACGACTCCAATAGTTCCGGCAAGGGATACCATTTACTGATCGGCATGATTTGATTGCGGATTGTATCGTTCGGTGCATGTAGCGAAAGTGCTAATGTAATCGGTATTTTTTCTTTAGCCAAATCATAAATTTTAGGTGTAATACCCGAGGTCGATAGAGTCATATTTCGATAACTTATCGCTAATCCTTCAAAACCATGACACATTTTCATAAAAGAAAGTACATTATCATAATTTTGTAAAGGTTCACCGGAGCCCATCAACACGAAAGAGTGAATTTTGATATCATAGAGAAATTGCCATAAATAAATCTGTGCCAACATCTCTGCGGCCGTTAAATTACGTTGCAAACCGGTTAAACCTGAGGCGCAGAATGTACAGCCGACCGCGCACCCTACCTGCGTGGAAATGCATACAGAATAACCGTACGGTTGATTCATTAGTACTGTTTCAATCAGTGAGTTATCGCTATAACGCAGCAACAACTTGGCGGTTTTTCGGTCGCTGCTCCGTTGTTCACGCACAATGGTCGGAAAATCGATGATGCACGATTCTATCAGTTTGTTGCGCAATTCTTTCGGCAATTGAGCCATTTCATGAAAATGTAAAACACCCCGCTTATACATATAATCGAACAACTGCTGACCGCGGTATCCGGGAGCGCCAAGTTCCTTCATTAAAGCCCGCAATTCCGGGAGGGTTTTACCCCAAATATTTTGTTTCATATTTTGTTTTCCCAAGCGCAAATATAAAAACCGTCTGTTTTCGATTCCGGCGGCCAAAATCTATACTCATCTATATTGATCGTATTCTCCAGCGAAATTGTACACGGTTGCAATTGAGGATGGGTTTGTGAAATTCTTTCTCTTACGCCTTCGTTCTCTTCCGGATTCAGTGTGCAGGTACTGTACACTAAGCGACCACTCGGTTTTAAATACGTAACGGCACGTTCTACGATTGCCTGCTGTAAGAGAGGAAAGGCCTTTAATTCTTTCGAGGTCCGCCGCCATTTAAGATCCGGGCGACGGCCGATAACTCCTAATCCTGAACAAGGAGCATCAACGAGTACTTTATCAAACCTTTTTTGCCAATTCGGATTTTCTTTAGTGGCGTCCTGCACCACTGCAGAAACGATAGTTACGCCCAACCGCTTACAATTATCCCGAATCAGCTGTTGTTTGTGAGGATATAAATCACAGGCAATAATTTCTCCCTGATTTTCCATAATTTGTGCTAAGTGAGTGGTTTTACCGCCGGGCGCTGCACACAAATCTAATATAGTTTCACCCGGCTGCGGAGAAACTGCATGTGCTACCCACATCGCCGCTTCATCCTGGACATATAAAACCCCGCTTTGCAGCTCTTCACGAATGGCGGCAATCCCTCCCCGGCTAATGGAAAGACCTTCAGGAACAGCAAGCTTTACTACGTCTACACCGCGAGATATTAAATTTCGTATAACCTCATCCCGAGTTTGCCTAAGCGTATTCACACGCACAGTGAGTGGCGCCGGCTGCATAAAATAAGCAAACAGCTCTTCCGTGCGTTCCATGCCCCATGTACGAACTGCCCATTGAGCGAACCACTTCGGCTGACAATATGTAAGACTTAAATAGGTAATAGGATCATTTGTCCGTTGCGGAATTTTAAACCCTTCTCGCTTACGTAAATAGCTGCGTAAGCAACCGTTTACAAAACCCGCACTGCCACGATGTGATACTTCTTTTGTCAGCTCGACGGCTTCGTTAATGGCCGCGCGCGCAGGCACACTGTTTAGAAAAATAATTTGATATAATGCGCACAACAAAATGAGCCGTACATCCGCATCCAATTTTGCCAACGGCTGGCGACTTAAACGGCCTAATATCCACTCCAAATAATTTTTCTTACGAATTACACCGTAAATGATTTCGGTGGCAAATCGGCGTTCGCGATCTTCAGCAGGCCATGTGGTAAATACTTGTTGCAAGGCAATATTTGCATAAGCCTCTTCCACAAGCACCTTACGCAAGACGACGAGCGCTATTTCTCGAGCAGTTTTCAACAGACTTCTTTTCTCCTAACAAATGGGCTAATACTTTATCTACTTTTTGCAGATCCACTTGGGTATTGAAACAGGGACCATAGGGACGACTATTTAAAACCCCGAACACTAAAATCGGAAAAACATCCCGCATTCCCAAAACCAGGTCCCGCTCACAAGCGATCGCAATAATCGCTTTAGGACGATGTTTTTTTACTAAAAGGCGCGCAAAGGTTCCCCCGGTCGCGATATATAAGGAGACGCCATATGTTTTTGCAAGATGAACCAATCCTCCTACCGGACAACGCCCGCATTCACGACAGGCAAACGCATCGCGAGTTACTTTAATCGGACAGGTATCATTTTGCAAGCAATGCGGTGTCAGCAGCATAATATCTTCCGGTTTGAGCTTCGTCAGGTAGCGCTCTGACAATGTATTGATTAAGTCTACCAACGACTGGGCGACATGCTCTTTCGGAATACGGAATACTTTGCCCCATAAAATGCAATACGGTAAAAAAATATATACCGCTTTACTGGCGCTACGTAAAATCCCCAAGGGCAATTCATGATGGGTTTCCAACGCCACGCCGATGCTTGCAATCAGGCCGCCGCTGAAGATCACACCCGCTGCCGCCAAAACGTATGCAAGATTCGGCAAAACAGGATGCAGCAAAGCTAAGCCGGGCGCCAATAAATACGCAATCGCAAAGGCGGTCGCACTTAATGTTGCCCACGTCAACAAGGTCAAACGCAGGCAGAGATTACGATTTTGCAACGTTTCATCAATCTGTTTGTTCGCCAAGGGTTTCACCTGATTTTATTTGGTAGCCGTTAATAAACTCAGCCGCCTGCATATTCCGTTTGCTTTCCGGCTGCATTTGCAAAAGCTGCAAGCTCCCCTCACCCGTACCGACAAAAACATCCGTACCGTCCACCAATAATTCACCCGGTAAAAGCATCGCATGCGCTTTTGTCAGAGCGGTTTGATGAATTTTCAAACGTTTTTCGCGAAAGAATGTATAGGTTCCCGGATTCGTATGCAATGCACGCACTAAATTATGAATAGTGCGCGCATTTTTATTCCAGTGGATTCTTCCCTGTTCTTTAGCAATTTTTCCGGTACATGTAGCCCGATCGTGTACTTGCGGTGTAGCGTCACCAATCGCTGTATCCGCGTCCGCCAAGACCTCTTGCAAGGATTCCGCACCGAGTAAGGACAAGTGCGCAGATAATTGATTGAAATCCCAATCAATAGGAATATCGATCCGACGTTGTAAGATGATATCGCCGGTATCCATACCTTCATCTAAATGCATAATAGTGACACCGGTCGTCTTATCGCCATTGAGCAAACTGTACTGCATAGGTGCGGCGCCGCGATACTTGGGCAACAATGATGCGTGAACATTGATCGCACCAAGACGCGGAATTTCAAGAACTTCTGCCGGGAGAATTTGACCATAAGCCACCACGATCAAAAGTTCCGGTGCAAGTTCCTGTAATTTTTTTTGCGCGTCGACATCGCGCAGTGTTGCCGGCTGATACAACGACAAACCATGCGTACGGGCACACTCTTTCACCGGTGAAAAGCTCATTTTTTTACCGCGACGATTGACGCGATCCGGTTGTGTATATACACCGACAATTTCCGCTTTCGGATGTGTTAGTACCGACTCCAGACAGGGTACAGCAAATTGCGGCGTCCCCATAAAAACGACTCTCATTCGATCGTTCCTTCATTTTCTTTGTACAAATTTTTCGCACGTTCGATGTAAAGAGTACCATCAATATGGTCATTTTCATGTTGGATAGCCTGCGCCAACAGTCCCGTTGCTCTTACCTCATGCGTACGCCCATTACGATCTTCATATCGTACAGTAACGCTGGTAGAGCGCTCGACCACTCCCACAAAACCAGGAACACTTAAGCAACCTTCCGTCATTTCTTCTTTTTCGTCAGATAAAGTAATAATTTCCGGGTTAATATATTCCACATAACCGTTGCCGTCATCAATCACAAAGATCCGCAACGATTCACCGACTTGTGGTGCTGCAAGGCCCACGCCGTTGGCATCATATAACGTATCTTTCATATCCTTCAGCAAAGTTTTAATCGATTTTGTCATTTTTGTAACAGGTTGCGCTTTTGTTTTCAGTACGGGCGCGCCCGCCAATACAATTTTACGAATTGCCAATCGTGTCACCTCTTTTGTATGTTAGCTCATTTCCATATCTATTATTATACCATTTACTTGCCATAGGTCGCTTTTCTTGATATGCGCTCTAACCGTGTTAAGATTTTTTGCTGTTATTTGAAACGACATATAAAACCGGTCACGTAATTTAGCCTGATAATCAGGATAAATATCCGTATATTCCACTTCTACCCCTTTTTCTGCAAGGATTTTTGCAAGATCATCAAATAGAACTTGTAAATGACTTTGCGCTTTTTCTTGGCTCTCCGCAAAAGCGCTGATTTTAGCGCGTTCAAAAAATGGCGGGTAATGCAAATACTCGCGCAGTTCAAGTTCTTCGGTATAAAAATTCTGCCATTCATCGGTGCAGGCCGCCTGCAATGCATAATGCCCCGGATGGTATGTCTGCACAATGACGCGCCCATCACCGTCTTTACGTCCTGCGCGTCCGGCTGCTTGCACAACCAATTGAAATACCTGTTCCGCCGCATTATATTGCGGGCGATTTAATAATGCATCGATGCTTAAAATTCCGACACAGCCGACATTAGGAATATCATGGCCTTTCGCCACCAGCTGCGTTCCCAATAAAATATCGGCTTTCCCTTGTGCAAAGGTATCTAAAATTTCTGCGCGCCGCCTTGCATTCCCTGCATTATCCGTATCCAAACGCAGAACTTTCGCCCGGGGAAATGCTTCCGCTACCACTTTTTGCGCGCGTTGCGTGCCGAGTCCAAAATATTTAATCGCTTTACTGCCACAATTTGGGCAGCTTGCGGGCATCTCCCGTGCGCCGCCGCAACGATGGCATTGTAAAGTATGAGTCGGTAAATGATAGGTATAAGGCAAGTCGCAATGAGGACAGGTTAAAACATAACCGCATGTTCGACAGGAAACATGGGTAGCATAGCCGCGTCGGTTTAAAAGCAAAATAATTTGA
The Negativicoccus succinicivorans DNA segment above includes these coding regions:
- the ribD gene encoding bifunctional diaminohydroxyphosphoribosylaminopyrimidine deaminase/5-amino-6-(5-phosphoribosylamino)uracil reductase RibD, which codes for MQADISKEDILYMERALQLAQLGTIAVRPNPFVGAVVVKNHTIVGEGWHQKAGGPHAEIWALQDAGEAARDATLYVTLEPCSHYGKTPPCTQAIITAGIKRVVCACCDPFAKVNGNGIKILEEAGIEVVCGVCKEKARKINRGFFRSIEQKRPQVIAKMAATLDGKTATVTGESQWITGKEARYDVQRLRSLSDAITVGINTVLADDPKLTVRDFSRPKQPWRVIWDKTARLPLTATIATQLPERTILFCTQEAAPNRLEALRRQGVNVELLSCNAEGEPDIRAGVKLLLEKYEIQTVLLEGGATLIDAFLRAALLDEIYLYIAPLMFGGAMAKGISAGVGIEALNNAPRYTLIDTQMFADDIRLHYEVKEFGCLQV
- the pknB gene encoding Stk1 family PASTA domain-containing Ser/Thr kinase, whose product is MVGRLLDNRYQLTEKIGSGGMADVYRAQDVLLDRVVAVKILHSNFATDNDFVVRFRREAQAAAKLSHPNIVNIYDVGKDNDVYYIVMEYVGGETLKDYIARQGHLSNEAAVRIAIEIAEALEHAHANGLIHCDIKPHNILVTKTGRIKVADFGIARAINTVTIANKQSVLGSVHYFSPEQASGDPLTPQTDMYSLGIVLYEMLTGHLPFEGETAVSIALKHMQEDIPKPAKYNPTISPMLEDCVMKALQKDPHKRFSDISEMIAELRLAQGLVTPKNAKTGRHDFSTGQFPRTRPIPKTDLEPKESVLTPILSWPVRWIVLGIAGLFLLASGIAFWMFGDFWSPDSMTLPNVVGQQVEVAQKTLTSKNLNVRISEIASEDVPIGQVISQTPSAGMEVKTHRIIHLTISKGGSNILIPDLTGLTIEQATAKLNSIHLRLGKIEEREDSSRPLDTIIGQSPLAPNKVEADTSVNVVVNKKDMVSRVTTPGVVGKTWQETKQILKQADLTVGSLTRDGKDVTPADGDLVTAQNPSAGQAIVRGSSVDLTFDKTEEKKANVGIRVPNDGKSHHVEIIVTDDTGRHTVFSANEKAGTTINQRVTGSGQVRVQVLIDNAIVQDQEL
- a CDS encoding DUF116 domain-containing protein, giving the protein MANKQIDETLQNRNLCLRLTLLTWATLSATAFAIAYLLAPGLALLHPVLPNLAYVLAAAGVIFSGGLIASIGVALETHHELPLGILRSASKAVYIFLPYCILWGKVFRIPKEHVAQSLVDLINTLSERYLTKLKPEDIMLLTPHCLQNDTCPIKVTRDAFACRECGRCPVGGLVHLAKTYGVSLYIATGGTFARLLVKKHRPKAIIAIACERDLVLGMRDVFPILVFGVLNSRPYGPCFNTQVDLQKVDKVLAHLLGEKKSVENCSRNSARRLA
- the rsmB gene encoding 16S rRNA (cytosine(967)-C(5))-methyltransferase RsmB codes for the protein MEEAYANIALQQVFTTWPAEDRERRFATEIIYGVIRKKNYLEWILGRLSRQPLAKLDADVRLILLCALYQIIFLNSVPARAAINEAVELTKEVSHRGSAGFVNGCLRSYLRKREGFKIPQRTNDPITYLSLTYCQPKWFAQWAVRTWGMERTEELFAYFMQPAPLTVRVNTLRQTRDEVIRNLISRGVDVVKLAVPEGLSISRGGIAAIREELQSGVLYVQDEAAMWVAHAVSPQPGETILDLCAAPGGKTTHLAQIMENQGEIIACDLYPHKQQLIRDNCKRLGVTIVSAVVQDATKENPNWQKRFDKVLVDAPCSGLGVIGRRPDLKWRRTSKELKAFPLLQQAIVERAVTYLKPSGRLVYSTCTLNPEENEGVRERISQTHPQLQPCTISLENTINIDEYRFWPPESKTDGFYICAWENKI
- the rpe gene encoding ribulose-phosphate 3-epimerase, with protein sequence MIKIAPSLLSADFSRLQEELKMLTQAGADIVHLDIMDGHFVPNLTFGPPVIKALRPHSDLVFDAHLMVEQPSDYIKPLHEAGCDMISFHYETEPHADRVVQRIKKYDMKAGMVLNPSTPVEVLQDILPALDFVLLMSVNPGFGGQKFIPYVTAKVKRLAELIERTKSSAAIEIDGGVGPQNAASLIAAGANILVAGSAVFNSTDRADMIRTLRNS
- the rsgA gene encoding ribosome small subunit-dependent GTPase A — protein: MKQKGIVIRNQNGYFTVSDSHGHEYTCKSRGRLKLESSGILVGDYVDIDVLTETTGMIVAIHPRKTTLQRPHVANVTHLIAVMAVAQPEPNLFLLDRILMMAEKQGLDPLICWTKVDLDHVKAKRLATDYANVPYITLQSGYDQPVREPLLAILQGHISVCCGPSGVGKSTLINHLALTDALRTQSVSSKIGRGRNTTRHAKLLRLAPNTFIMDTPGFASLSYLPHEVTDIAARFRDFVPYLGQCRFDDCRHLKEPHCSVKRAVENGAILQSRYDSYQALAEEWLEKERGRYR
- the fmt gene encoding methionyl-tRNA formyltransferase, with amino-acid sequence MRVVFMGTPQFAVPCLESVLTHPKAEIVGVYTQPDRVNRRGKKMSFSPVKECARTHGLSLYQPATLRDVDAQKKLQELAPELLIVVAYGQILPAEVLEIPRLGAINVHASLLPKYRGAAPMQYSLLNGDKTTGVTIMHLDEGMDTGDIILQRRIDIPIDWDFNQLSAHLSLLGAESLQEVLADADTAIGDATPQVHDRATCTGKIAKEQGRIHWNKNARTIHNLVRALHTNPGTYTFFREKRLKIHQTALTKAHAMLLPGELLVDGTDVFVGTGEGSLQLLQMQPESKRNMQAAEFINGYQIKSGETLGEQTD
- a CDS encoding Stp1/IreP family PP2C-type Ser/Thr phosphatase, producing MKSFGITKRGLVRPTNEDAFRIVAPSLFIVADGMGGHVAGEIASHMAIERVSDYVRSERSELWNEVTLKDAVNQANIAIRERVNSEPNLNGMGTTLLVARAEEDLFFWAHVGDSRIYRYYRGQLTQITVDHSLVTEMVHKGTLTEEQAKIHPSRNVITRSVGTTDTLKVDTGRLTLQSEEMIVMCTDGVYNMVSDAKLRDLLITNENAPEACARSIMREVYLGGAKDNATVVVISNT
- the rlmN gene encoding 23S rRNA (adenine(2503)-C(2))-methyltransferase RlmN, with amino-acid sequence MKQNIWGKTLPELRALMKELGAPGYRGQQLFDYMYKRGVLHFHEMAQLPKELRNKLIESCIIDFPTIVREQRSSDRKTAKLLLRYSDNSLIETVLMNQPYGYSVCISTQVGCAVGCTFCASGLTGLQRNLTAAEMLAQIYLWQFLYDIKIHSFVLMGSGEPLQNYDNVLSFMKMCHGFEGLAISYRNMTLSTSGITPKIYDLAKEKIPITLALSLHAPNDTIRNQIMPISKWYPLPELLESLQFYTQTTRRRVTCEYILLAGVNDQPEHAAELAQMICPLRAHVNLIPLNESPGIPYRRPEMKHSQEFCEQLQKQGIAATIRKEMGTEIQAACGQLKMKFVGDNA
- a CDS encoding riboflavin synthase, whose amino-acid sequence is MFTGLIEQVGTIRRLERNGTSYLLTIAHLPWDEPLKVGDSVAVNGICLTTVDVQAQAFSATAMPETVQHSAMAKWQLGMHVNLERALSVNGRLHGHFVSGHIDGIGKVSQIRKDEVAHRIRVQVEPALLRHIIPKGSIALDGMSLTITETGKNYFEVSIIPHTWQQTNTREYQNGSVVNIETDVLGKYIDHLLGSQKNTDENLQKILIQNGFLD
- the def gene encoding peptide deformylase, which produces MTRLAIRKIVLAGAPVLKTKAQPVTKMTKSIKTLLKDMKDTLYDANGVGLAAPQVGESLRIFVIDDGNGYVEYINPEIITLSDEKEEMTEGCLSVPGFVGVVERSTSVTVRYEDRNGRTHEVRATGLLAQAIQHENDHIDGTLYIERAKNLYKENEGTIE